The Bacteroidales bacterium genomic interval ATTTGTAATAATATAAAAAGCCAGTGCACAATAAATAGGACTCTGAGCGGTCTGCAAGACCTAGCGATGAGTCTGTGTTGAACTACACCCGCCAAATTTCGAGTTATGTACTTAACGAAGGTTTTTATTGTTTTTTATAAGAAATAATATTCGCGTTCTTGGAAATAATGTAGGTTTTTGTGTTTAATCCGGTTTTGTCAACAAACAAAATAATTTGTTCTACCCCTCGCTCGGCTTAATCTCCAGATTAAGCTTAGCATGGGTTGACCTTCATACCTACCGGTAGATATGCTCAAATTGTTTATGTATGGTAAAATCAAAGCCAATTATTTTGTATATTCGAGTGACTTAAACATAGACTATTAATGTGATAAATTTTAATGATAATAGGAGTTGATGTGTAAACTCTTATTGTGGTGCATTTAAAAGAGAAAATATAACATAATAATTTAAAATAAAAGGAGAAATTAAAATGAAAAAAGTAACATTAGTATTAATTGCAGTTTCAACTTTAGGCTTATTCTCTTGTGGTGGAGATAGTGAGAGTAAATCGGCTACTCAAGAAAAAAACACTAAAACAGAAGCTGTTAAAACAGAAGTTGCGGAAGCAGCAACTACTAAAGTCAATGAAGAAAAAAATATCTACGTAAAAGATGTGCTTCTGAAAAACATGGATCTTAAAGCTACAGAAAACAAATTCTCGCAAGAAGATTGGGATAGAATTTCAAAAACCTGTGATGCTTATAGTGAGTTTAAAACAACAACAGAAAATGAAATAGCTTCCCACGAAGAATTAGATAAATTCTTTAAAAGTCAAGGCTATAAAGATTACCAAACGGCTAAAGAAGATGTTCAAAGATTTGGCGATTTATTTGAAGTGACTGTTGCTTTGCCAACCAATTTTGGGTCTTTAAATGGGATTAAAAAACTTTATGGAGAAGAGCAATTTATTAAATCGTGTAAAGAATCGGGCGAGATATATAACGAACTAATGCTAACAGCCGAAGACCTCAAAAATATTGAAAAGTATAGTAAAGTTATAGGAGAAGCTTGGGCATTGAAAGGCATTATAAATGTATCAGAGGAAATTTATCCTTTGTAATGAATTTATCATAAGTATTAAAACTATTAGTTGGTATTAGACTTCTTGTAGATTAAATAATTAGTATTGAGGATATTAAATAGGATGTGTATTCGTTAAATACGTTCGCTTATTTTGTGAAAAATGATAAAGATGAGTACGCTTTTTGAAAAAGCTTATTTATTCAATTTAACTTATTCGGGAAAAAAGATGCTGATTAAAAGTTATTAAAAATGGTGCTTACAACACTTATGTTGAATATATAAAAGAGATGCATGAAAAAATTAATCAAATTTGTTAAACAGATTGTAGGTTTTGTTGTCATAATACTTTTATCTCTACAAAATATACAAGCGCAAGAGAGTACAAAAATTAGCGAGTTGTTTCTTATGGATGCTGCTCCGGATTACGAATCGGCTCCTTTTCCCTACGATTTTACCTCAAGCGATATAAAAGATTTTTTCAATCCCGAAAATAGTGGAAAGTATCCGTCTACTAATTTATTCGATGGTTATTTTAAAACTTGTTGGCTTGTGGGGCAATCAAAAACCGATAAACAATCGACACTATACATTAAAATACCAACAAATATTGCTTTGGAGAATATCATTTTAAATATTTTTTCGGGCTATGGAAAGAGCGAACAGCTGTATTATCAAAACTCGCGACCAAAGAAAATTAAGCTGTCTTTATTTTCTGCATTTTATCCCGAAGGTTTTAGTACCGAGGTGGGTAGTTTGTATATTATTAAAGAAATCCCTTTGGATAAAAATATAGAATTATCAGATACTTTCGGATTACAGTCTTTTCCGTTAAATTTAGATAAAAAAGTCTTACTCGATTTTCAGAAAAAAGCTTCTGTAGCCTGTAAATCCTTTTCCGGAGAGAGTTATAATCGATTTTCAGAAGTGGTTACTCCTAAAACATTTATGCCTTCTTTTATTTTAAAAGTGGAAGTAATAGAAAGTTATTCAGGAACAAAATACGATGATATATGCATTTCCGAGCTGTTTTTCAATGATCGATTTATTACTTCATATCCGGATAGATATAATGAAATTAAAGATGTTTATATAGAAAATGATAATACTTTATTACTCGATTATGAGAGCAGGAAGGCTGTTGTCATTTATAATGATACATCTTCGGTTTTTACTATGGTAGATTGGCCTGAAAGCTCAAATTGGGCTATTTTACATTTCGTTCCAAATGATGAAGCGGGAGAGGGCTCGCGTATGGAAGAATATTACTCATTAATAGATTTAAAACAGGGCAAAATAGTTGATGCTGAATTTGAGAAATGCACAGGAATATCTCTTATGTTTCAATCAATTGAAAAAGAAGAAAGTGGTAGAGTATATATAAATTATGATGGAGAATATAAGATAGAGTTAAAATAAAAATCATTTTCTATGTTAGAAGTGATTTTTTACGTATTAATTTTATCTATTGGAGTCCCGGATTTAAAATGAAGATCCATTTGAGGGAACGGAATATTGATGTTGTTTTCTGCAAACTTGCGATTAATAATTCTTCGGATATCACTCTTCACTTTTTCAATTCGGAAAATATTTTTGCTAAAAAATAGTAGTTGAAAATCGAGGGAGGAATTTCCAAAATCCAATAAGCGCGCATCAAGTGCATTATTGTTAGTCACATCAGGATGTTCAAGTGCGCTGTCTTTTAAAATTTGAATTACCAAATCAACATCGCTTCCATAAGCAACCCCAACTGTTATTATAAAACGGGTTAACTGCGATTGGTGGCTCCAATTGATTACTTTATTGGTTGTGATTAAGGAGTTGGGTATAATTACCGAGATATCATCTCTATTCAAGCCTTCTGAAGTTCTTAGTCCAATGCTTTGAATTTTTACCACATCGCCATCAATTTCTAAAATATCCCCCACTTTTATTGAGCGTTCTGAAAGTAGAATAATGCCGGAGATAATATCATTAAAGGTTTGTTGTAGTCCTAATCCTACACCAACAAGAAGAGCGGCAGATCCTGCAATTAAAACCGTAACCTTAATCCCTACGGTTTCTAAAAGTAAACCAATAGCTGCAACCCAAACGATGTATTTTATAATTTGATAAAGAGCGTAGGTATTTCCAATATCAAGTTGTGCAGATTTCTGTTTACGAAAGAGTGCTTTCTTAATCAGCCAAAGAATTAGTTTGGTGGCCAAATAGATAATTAAAATAGCAAGCAGAGTATAGACTTTAATCTTGTTGTCACCAATTGTGAGCAGGTCAAAATCCAAAAAATTCGTTATCGATTCCATAGCATTTCAATTTCAGCAAAGAAGACTAAAAGTACTAAATAATTTACTTACTGTAAATCTAATAATCGGAAATTGATGCTTGTGTAATCTTAAACAAAGACTAATTCAGATTATATTTTTAAATACAAAAGGTTTAAATCTTTTTTGCTGGCTTCTAATTCGCTAAAAATATTGTTTTTAGTATCTTCAAATTTGCCTTTCAATTCTGTAAATAAATTATCGTAATAATTGATACCTTCTTTTAGGTTTTCAACAAAATTAAATAAGCTCTTTTTTTCTTTAGCTGTTGCAGAAACTGTTGTATTTTCAATTTTCTTTTTCAGAAAATCGATATAAATTTTTAACTCCTTGATAAACATATTTGGCCTATCCGTGCGTGAAATTACATTGACTCTTCCGTAAATATGATCCACCATTTCTTTAAGACTCATTTGTCTTGAAAAGTAAGCCATATTGGGTCCAGGGCAAACAGAAACCCCTGTGCCCTCCACTTTGGTATCCATATTATTA includes:
- a CDS encoding mechanosensitive ion channel gives rise to the protein MESITNFLDFDLLTIGDNKIKVYTLLAILIIYLATKLILWLIKKALFRKQKSAQLDIGNTYALYQIIKYIVWVAAIGLLLETVGIKVTVLIAGSAALLVGVGLGLQQTFNDIISGIILLSERSIKVGDILEIDGDVVKIQSIGLRTSEGLNRDDISVIIPNSLITTNKVINWSHQSQLTRFIITVGVAYGSDVDLVIQILKDSALEHPDVTNNNALDARLLDFGNSSLDFQLLFFSKNIFRIEKVKSDIRRIINRKFAENNINIPFPQMDLHFKSGTPIDKINT